One region of Syntrophobacter fumaroxidans MPOB genomic DNA includes:
- a CDS encoding type II toxin-antitoxin system RelE/ParE family toxin, producing the protein MRVFKTKWFVRYARRERIKDQSLCEAIERAERGMIDADLGGGVIKQRVGRAGRGRSAGYRVLAAYRCGDRAVFLYGFAKNERDNIEDDELATLSEIATGWLTANDQGLMRALDGGFLQEVGYDEEKQDS; encoded by the coding sequence GTGCGAGTATTCAAAACGAAATGGTTTGTTCGCTATGCGCGGCGCGAACGAATCAAGGATCAAAGCTTGTGCGAAGCGATTGAACGCGCGGAGCGTGGGATGATCGATGCGGACTTGGGCGGCGGGGTCATTAAGCAGCGCGTGGGGCGGGCAGGGCGTGGCCGCTCGGCTGGATATCGGGTTCTCGCGGCTTACCGTTGCGGAGATCGAGCTGTGTTCCTGTATGGATTTGCGAAGAATGAGCGCGACAACATCGAGGACGACGAGCTCGCAACGCTAAGCGAGATCGCGACGGGCTGGCTCACCGCAAACGATCAAGGCCTTATGCGCGCCCTTGATGGAGGATTCTTACAGGAGGTGGGTTATGACGAAGAAAAACAAGACTCCTAG
- a CDS encoding FHA domain-containing protein, whose amino-acid sequence MPMVKMKFEGEPVREFWIGRGGFLSIGREKSNDVVIDNLGVSRFHAKIDSVDDRFLLTDLDSKNGTYVNEAPVTSHWLSHGEVITIGKYTLAFICDDAPVRPGADDESPLEQTMMLSSEKRQELVARSAPKISGVEVEKEEVGVLSFLAGGSGEMTLQKKLTKIGKDALSDIVVSGLLVGRTAAAVSNRPTGYYLSYVGGLAKPKVNGETVRESVKLKEFDVIEVGSAKMQFLHKFVSKEQAGA is encoded by the coding sequence ATGCCTATGGTGAAGATGAAATTCGAGGGGGAGCCGGTGCGGGAATTCTGGATCGGGAGGGGAGGGTTCCTGAGCATCGGCAGGGAAAAGAGCAACGACGTCGTCATCGACAACCTTGGCGTCTCGCGCTTCCACGCCAAGATTGATTCCGTGGACGATCGCTTCCTGCTCACGGATCTGGACAGCAAGAACGGCACCTACGTCAATGAAGCGCCCGTCACTTCGCATTGGTTGAGCCACGGGGAAGTCATCACCATCGGCAAATATACCCTGGCGTTCATATGCGATGACGCTCCGGTTCGACCCGGGGCAGATGACGAGTCTCCCCTCGAGCAGACCATGATGCTGAGCTCCGAGAAACGCCAGGAACTGGTTGCGCGAAGTGCTCCGAAAATTTCCGGCGTCGAGGTCGAAAAGGAGGAAGTGGGCGTCCTGTCTTTCCTTGCGGGCGGAAGCGGTGAGATGACGCTGCAGAAAAAACTGACCAAGATCGGCAAGGATGCGCTCAGCGACATCGTCGTGAGCGGCCTGCTGGTGGGCAGGACCGCGGCCGCCGTCAGCAACCGGCCCACGGGATATTACCTCAGCTACGTCGGCGGGCTTGCCAAGCCGAAGGTCAACGGCGAAACCGTGCGGGAGTCCGTCAAGCTCAAGGAGTTCGACGTGATCGAGGTCGGTTCGGCAAAAATGCAGTTCCTCCACAAGTTCGTGAGCAAGGAACAGGCCGGCGCGTGA
- a CDS encoding SDR family NAD(P)-dependent oxidoreductase — protein MKKAIIVGASSGIGRELAAILSREGYAVGLAARRLHLLEDLKNELRGPVFVQAIDVSDLPASMGLLERLIEAMGGLDLMVVSAGTGFINPDLGWAEEKATIDVNVSGFAAMANVAFQHFKRIGRGHLVGITSIAALRGGWDAPAYNASKAFAANYLEGLRIKAARAGLPIVVTDIQPGFVDTAMARGEGLFWVAPPRKAAEQIVAAIRRKAARVYVTRRWRLVAWLLRLLPGFVYRRL, from the coding sequence ATGAAAAAAGCCATCATTGTCGGGGCATCCTCCGGAATCGGACGGGAATTGGCTGCAATCCTCTCCCGCGAAGGCTACGCGGTGGGCCTCGCCGCCAGGCGGCTGCATCTTCTCGAAGACCTCAAAAACGAGCTGCGGGGGCCGGTTTTCGTCCAAGCCATCGACGTGTCCGACCTCCCGGCTTCGATGGGTCTTCTGGAGCGGCTCATCGAAGCAATGGGCGGGCTCGACCTGATGGTCGTCAGCGCCGGCACCGGGTTCATCAACCCCGACCTCGGCTGGGCCGAGGAAAAAGCGACCATCGATGTGAACGTTTCCGGGTTCGCCGCCATGGCGAACGTCGCCTTCCAACATTTCAAACGGATCGGCCGCGGGCACCTGGTGGGGATAACCTCCATCGCCGCCCTTCGCGGCGGGTGGGATGCCCCGGCCTACAATGCATCCAAGGCATTTGCCGCCAATTACCTCGAAGGGCTCAGGATCAAGGCCGCCAGAGCCGGCCTGCCCATCGTGGTGACCGATATTCAACCCGGATTCGTCGATACCGCTATGGCCAGGGGCGAAGGACTCTTCTGGGTGGCACCGCCGCGCAAGGCCGCGGAACAGATCGTCGCGGCCATCCGGCGCAAGGCCGCCCGCGTTTACGTCACCCGGCGCTGGCGCCTCGTCGCGTGGCTGCTGAGGCTGCTTCCGGGCTTTGTCTATCGCAGGCTTTGA
- a CDS encoding DUF2238 domain-containing protein yields the protein MDNTKKALLSVFCIVLLWSGIAPHDYFTWFLEVLPALLALLALAVTWNRFRFSNFIYVVVCIHAVILMIGGHYTYAEVPVGYWIKDLFDFERNHFDRLGHFAQGFTPALIMREVAIKREIIRGRGWRFFFIASAVLGLSAFYEFFEWWTALATGEAAAAFLGTQGDVWDTQWDMFMCTLGALTALALFRGLHDRYLNARPEIAGSNVTRGRAV from the coding sequence ATGGACAACACGAAGAAAGCACTGCTGTCGGTTTTCTGCATCGTTTTGCTCTGGTCCGGCATTGCGCCGCACGATTATTTCACGTGGTTTCTTGAGGTTCTGCCGGCGCTTCTGGCGCTCCTGGCCCTTGCCGTCACCTGGAACCGGTTCAGATTCAGCAACTTCATATACGTCGTCGTCTGCATCCATGCGGTCATTCTCATGATCGGGGGCCATTACACCTATGCCGAAGTCCCGGTGGGGTACTGGATTAAGGACCTCTTCGACTTCGAGCGCAATCACTTCGATCGCCTTGGACATTTCGCCCAGGGATTCACTCCCGCGCTGATCATGCGGGAAGTCGCGATCAAGCGGGAAATCATCCGAGGCCGCGGCTGGCGGTTCTTTTTCATCGCGTCCGCGGTGCTCGGGCTCAGCGCCTTCTATGAGTTCTTCGAATGGTGGACGGCGCTCGCCACCGGCGAAGCCGCCGCCGCTTTTCTCGGCACGCAGGGCGATGTCTGGGACACGCAATGGGACATGTTCATGTGCACGTTGGGGGCCCTGACCGCGCTCGCCCTGTTCCGGGGGCTGCATGACAGGTATTTGAATGCCCGGCCCGAAATCGCCGGTTCGAACGTCACGCGCGGGCGGGCGGTCTGA
- a CDS encoding PP2C family protein-serine/threonine phosphatase encodes MMVVEASGLTDKGKERANNEDALLVDDQLQLYVVADGMGGHRAGEVASELVVRSMSGFFRNSGRVARSREREEDGEEVPSDPTLSAEAGRLLAGIRRANRAVYVQALSNDEWRGMGSTVAAVRFTDRGMIAANVGDSPIWLVHGDRIEMLSVAHTVLSEGLVSEREEAGRRFGRILTRAIGVGETVRADICEAQCFAGDVVVIGSDGLSNHVHPDEIMDVVRGDSPASACRLLVDLANRRAGDDNITVIVIKVKNVGRRAGFVSRFATTITAGLRRLVSKA; translated from the coding sequence ATGATGGTTGTCGAGGCTTCGGGACTTACCGATAAAGGTAAGGAGCGCGCGAACAACGAGGACGCTTTGCTGGTGGATGACCAACTGCAGTTGTACGTCGTGGCGGACGGCATGGGCGGGCATCGGGCGGGCGAAGTGGCCAGCGAGTTGGTGGTGCGATCCATGTCCGGGTTTTTTCGGAACAGCGGGCGAGTTGCCCGGAGCCGCGAGCGAGAGGAGGACGGGGAAGAGGTGCCTTCCGACCCGACACTCTCCGCGGAAGCCGGTCGTCTCCTTGCCGGCATCCGTCGGGCCAATCGAGCCGTTTACGTGCAGGCCCTGAGCAACGATGAATGGCGGGGTATGGGTTCCACCGTGGCCGCGGTGCGGTTCACCGACCGCGGAATGATCGCCGCCAACGTGGGGGACAGCCCCATCTGGCTGGTGCATGGCGACCGCATAGAGATGCTGTCCGTTGCGCACACCGTCCTTTCCGAGGGGCTGGTTTCGGAACGAGAAGAAGCCGGCCGGCGGTTCGGCCGGATACTCACCAGGGCCATAGGCGTGGGGGAGACCGTCCGGGCGGACATCTGCGAGGCCCAGTGTTTTGCGGGCGATGTCGTGGTCATCGGCTCAGACGGCCTGAGCAACCACGTGCATCCCGATGAAATCATGGACGTGGTGCGCGGCGACAGTCCCGCCTCGGCGTGCAGGCTGCTTGTGGACCTGGCCAACCGGAGGGCGGGGGACGACAACATCACGGTGATTGTGATCAAGGTGAAAAATGTCGGCCGTCGTGCCGGTTTTGTGTCGAGATTTGCGACGACGATAACGGCCGGCTTGCGCAGATTGGTTTCGAAAGCGTAG
- a CDS encoding cysteine hydrolase family protein yields the protein MNPALILIDIQNDYFPGGKMEVEGSVEAGLAARDVLSLFRRRRLPLVHIRHFSVRPGASFFLPETKGVEIHETVEPLAGETVFPKNFPNAFRNTPLLEHLKGLEIDHVVVVGMMTHMCVDATTRAAFDHGFGCTVVHDACAARALTFGDELIPAVHVHKAFLAALGSVYARVVGAADLLRDFPR from the coding sequence ATGAATCCGGCACTCATACTCATCGACATTCAGAACGATTACTTCCCCGGCGGGAAAATGGAGGTGGAGGGAAGCGTCGAGGCGGGTCTTGCGGCACGAGACGTTCTTTCCCTCTTCCGGCGCAGACGGCTGCCGCTCGTGCACATCCGGCACTTCTCCGTTCGACCCGGGGCAAGCTTTTTTCTCCCGGAAACGAAGGGCGTCGAAATCCACGAAACCGTGGAACCGCTGGCCGGCGAGACGGTCTTCCCCAAGAATTTCCCCAACGCCTTTCGGAACACGCCCCTCCTGGAACACCTGAAAGGTCTTGAAATCGACCATGTGGTCGTCGTCGGAATGATGACGCACATGTGCGTGGATGCCACCACCCGCGCGGCTTTCGACCACGGGTTCGGCTGCACCGTGGTGCACGACGCCTGCGCCGCCAGGGCGCTCACTTTCGGAGATGAGCTCATTCCCGCCGTACACGTGCACAAGGCGTTCCTGGCGGCGCTCGGCTCCGTGTACGCCAGGGTGGTCGGTGCCGCGGATCTTTTGCGGGACTTCCCGCGATGA
- a CDS encoding class I SAM-dependent methyltransferase gives MGKLLPDQLKELWRCVDRGQLTREEFAREQERLLGGYRERWEAALLTGGHTDLESSLIGELALYFGHDESEHTRLQCSDALANVKGEWHKAVDPGDRRSVERFYEESRAMIYELVWWHTLCEDTSPLAYVTALHFAELHGCRTTLDFGAGVGSGGIVFTRNGLKVTLADISTSMLDFSRWRFNLRGLEGEFTDLKTDTLPPGAYDLVVAMDVFEHLVDPVRTVDDLWRAMKPGGYLFGRFHAELDEDRPHHIVRDFAPTLERLRTLGFEECWRDEWLWGHQAFRKT, from the coding sequence ATGGGAAAGCTGCTGCCCGATCAACTCAAAGAGTTGTGGCGCTGCGTCGATCGCGGACAGTTGACGCGGGAGGAGTTCGCCCGGGAGCAGGAACGGCTTCTGGGCGGCTACCGGGAGCGGTGGGAGGCGGCGCTCCTCACCGGCGGCCACACCGACCTGGAATCGAGCCTGATCGGCGAGTTGGCCCTCTACTTCGGACACGATGAATCGGAACACACCCGGCTGCAGTGTTCGGACGCCCTGGCCAACGTCAAAGGCGAATGGCACAAGGCCGTCGACCCCGGGGACCGGCGGTCCGTCGAACGGTTCTATGAGGAGAGCCGGGCCATGATCTATGAGCTCGTGTGGTGGCACACCCTGTGCGAGGATACCTCTCCTCTGGCCTATGTGACGGCCCTGCATTTCGCCGAATTGCACGGCTGTCGAACGACGCTCGATTTCGGGGCGGGGGTGGGCTCGGGCGGCATCGTCTTCACCCGTAACGGGTTGAAGGTTACCCTGGCCGACATCAGCACATCCATGCTGGATTTCAGCCGGTGGCGCTTCAACCTCAGGGGTCTCGAAGGGGAATTCACGGATCTGAAGACGGATACGCTTCCACCCGGGGCCTATGACCTGGTGGTGGCGATGGACGTCTTCGAGCACCTGGTGGACCCGGTGCGGACGGTGGACGATCTGTGGCGGGCCATGAAACCGGGAGGTTACCTGTTCGGCCGGTTTCACGCGGAACTGGACGAAGACCGCCCCCATCACATCGTCCGGGATTTTGCGCCGACTCTCGAACGGCTGCGGACGCTGGGTTTTGAGGAATGCTGGCGTGACGAATGGTTGTGGGGGCACCAGGCGTTCCGCAAAACGTGA
- a CDS encoding M28 family peptidase yields MKFILKFVLLVVVVALIPASVWFVVTQPIVTMPSSAPTKAAPAAVDTARLEGHVRTLSQTLHPRNGGNRENMNRAAAYIRQEFQNAGGRVVEQAFDDEGSVYRNVSAHFGPETDERIVVGAHYDAFGDSPGADANAGGVAGLIELAGLLGKTGLKTQVELVAYALAQPPYWGTPRMGSAVHAFSLRTQNRAVRVMICLDMIGCFSDREGSQKYPVQQLEWLYSSKGNFIAVVGNLGQIDEVRRVKTAMTGASPLPVFSVNAPLFFSGIDFSDHRNYWQADYRAVAITDTAALRNPNYRTARDTADTLDYKRMGMVVQGVHAAVIAFDR; encoded by the coding sequence ATGAAATTCATACTCAAGTTTGTCCTGCTGGTTGTGGTCGTTGCGCTCATTCCGGCATCGGTGTGGTTTGTGGTCACCCAGCCGATAGTGACCATGCCGTCGTCGGCGCCGACCAAAGCGGCTCCCGCCGCCGTCGATACGGCGCGATTGGAAGGGCATGTGCGAACTCTCTCACAGACCCTTCACCCGCGAAACGGGGGCAACCGGGAGAACATGAATCGCGCGGCCGCATACATTCGGCAGGAATTCCAGAATGCGGGAGGACGGGTTGTCGAACAGGCGTTCGACGATGAGGGTTCGGTGTATCGGAACGTGAGCGCCCATTTCGGGCCGGAGACGGATGAGCGGATCGTCGTGGGGGCGCATTACGACGCGTTCGGGGATTCCCCGGGAGCGGATGCCAACGCCGGCGGGGTCGCGGGGTTGATCGAGCTGGCCGGTCTGCTCGGCAAAACCGGGTTGAAGACCCAGGTGGAACTGGTTGCTTACGCTCTCGCGCAGCCGCCCTACTGGGGAACGCCGAGAATGGGCAGCGCCGTTCACGCTTTCTCGCTGAGAACGCAGAACCGCGCGGTGCGGGTCATGATCTGCCTGGACATGATCGGTTGCTTCAGCGACAGGGAGGGGAGTCAGAAATATCCCGTGCAGCAGTTGGAATGGCTCTATTCGTCCAAAGGAAATTTCATCGCCGTGGTGGGGAACCTGGGCCAGATAGATGAGGTGCGCCGGGTCAAGACGGCCATGACGGGCGCTTCGCCCCTGCCCGTGTTTTCCGTCAATGCGCCCCTTTTCTTCTCGGGGATCGACTTTTCGGACCACCGCAACTACTGGCAGGCCGATTACCGCGCGGTGGCGATCACGGATACGGCCGCTCTGCGAAACCCGAATTACCGTACCGCCAGGGATACGGCCGATACCCTCGACTACAAACGGATGGGCATGGTGGTGCAGGGCGTCCATGCAGCGGTGATCGCCTTCGACAGATAA
- a CDS encoding helix-turn-helix domain-containing protein — MTKKNKTPSGLAKAMLETAKDMGQAGLLDKEAYEKITMRHLGVKERAKLEPLSGDDIRALREKAHMSQAVFAHVLNLTVGYVSQLERGLKRPAGAVLALLNVIRTKGIDAIL, encoded by the coding sequence ATGACGAAGAAAAACAAGACTCCTAGCGGGCTGGCCAAAGCCATGCTGGAGACGGCCAAAGATATGGGGCAGGCAGGGCTTTTGGACAAAGAAGCCTACGAAAAGATCACCATGCGGCACCTTGGCGTAAAGGAAAGGGCCAAATTGGAGCCGCTAAGCGGTGATGATATCCGGGCACTGCGTGAGAAAGCGCATATGAGCCAGGCCGTCTTTGCTCATGTTCTCAACTTGACGGTTGGCTATGTATCGCAGTTGGAACGCGGCCTTAAACGCCCAGCGGGCGCGGTTTTGGCTCTTCTCAATGTGATCCGCACCAAAGGGATCGACGCCATCCTTTAA